The DNA window CACTTTCGTATTTTAGAAATGAAGTCTTCATTTTGAGGACCACTATTTGAGGATCACATTTTGAGCACAAGCCCGtcgtgaatttttttttgtttgtttctggaaACAAAGAAAAATCAAGGGCCATGTTCTCACAGCTTTATACTCCAAATTATTATCAGCATGATTACTTTAGAGAAACAAAGACCAATTGCAATTCTACACAAATGAGAAAAGACTACCGTCAAGCCTCTAAATGAAATGTTGGAGTTGTTCTGGTTTGGTTCATTTAGTGGGTGCTTCTTTTGTTTCTGAAAAAGTCATGGAAGCATGTTTCCTTGTGTTTGCTGGACTTGAAGAATAAGGAAACCCAACATGTACTGTAGATGATTTCAATAAGAGGACAAGTGACAATGGAAGTAGAAATGGATTTAAAAGCCTAGTTAATAAGGCTGAGCccgaatatgtatttttatttgcattgttatTGAATATTACTTTATGCAAATGTGCATTCCATAAAAGAAAAGTGagtgtttaaattaaaatgattcttcaaccccccccccccatgtacaGCATGATATAGCAAGGCCattatggaaggccatctgggtcaaaaacgtgtGCTGTTtagtacacatttcaaataaattactacaTGTAGTACTGCGATACACTACGCGTTCTATTTTGTTAACTTCACATACTATTTTACTACACGTACAAATGTGGGCCAATCAGTTCTTTACAAATGAAATAAGAGccaattaatttaaagaaaatagtatgtgcaCTAAATCATCCAATGAAAAGCAGCCTCACATTTTCCATGCTCTTCCAAAAGTGATCAGGGAATCTGAGCCtttcaatatttttaaaagccatctcaaaacatacttttttaaacttgcctttccaattttttaacttctgtttgtacaatgtttttttttttttatatgcctttacttttcctgtataatgtttattttttattttttttatttctgtgactGTAAAACTTCCAATGATCGCCAGGTCTTTTTTAAATGCGCATTATACTGGATATGGTCTttttagtggattttattttCAATGCAGATTCGTTCTTATGCTTTTTCCTTTTCTAATGATTTGCATATCCTTGTTtacttttgctttatactttgggggtgtacaatacatggcatttatttataaaataaaactgctacGTAATACCCACTGACGCAACCTTTTCAAAAGAGGGTTCAGCATTTCAAAAGAGGGTTCAGCTGCATGTTACCTTCATACTAGATACTGTACAGTGAAAAGAACACAAACAAATTGAGTAATGCTGTTACACTTGTTCTTTTATTGCATTATACAATGACTAGGAgtttacatattaaaatgttatttttatgcaAGAACAGACTAGAATATCTATTTTGCCATTGCAAAAATAACTAAACATAAATTATTATAATGCATACATGTGAATTTTAGAGATGTTTCACTGCTTTTTCACCTTTTAACAGTTCAGTAAGTGTAATACATCTACTTTTAAAGATAACGACTTTAAAATGTTTCCATTGTGTATTCGTTATAAAAGTGGCACTGCTAACACATATTTACTTTAGAGAAGGATTCATTATTTTTCCCATGAAGAGGATACTCTTGGTAGTTTTTTCGACGATCAACAAGATGAAGGGTCGGTTAAATTTCACAACTGGAGGTATTGACATTGGCATCACCTCAATGAaagtggcagctcctgcttcaGTTCCCTTCTCATCAACGTCTAGCACTGCTTTGTGGGCAGCCtgcaaacaacaaaaaagacattGTTCCATGTTCTCTTCAGTTTGGCCCTATTCCCAAACCTTTCCTTTTtaagggatgtttttttttttaacaattaatacATTCTCATAGATTAAcagcactttgaaaaaaaaacagaatacactTTATTCCACTGTAAAACAATTTTTCATGAACTATaaacttgttttaattaaacatgccCTTCATCTGTACATTTTATGATACAGATTGTCTAATCGTAGAAGACATAAGGCCACAGAGGTAATTTTACCTTAGACAATTTCAGTTTAATCTCTTCTGTAATTCTGGAAAAGTCTGCGTTATCACTAAACGCATTGATGATACCCATGGTTGCCAGTATTTCTTTGAGGGAATAGGATGCAGAAACTGAGAATTTGGGTAGGTACACATCCACAGAGCtggaaaattaaaagaaaaacaaattgctGTTTGCTTCCTTCCAGTTCACTATCTCATACAATAAAGATGTAACTCATTTAGAATAATAATCTGAATAAAAGAGaggaaatgtattaaatatttgcAGAGTCTATAACTTTCATTATTTGGATTAAACCGGTAATGTTTAATGACCTAATTAAAAGGGATTTCTTCTGATGTCAGTTACTGAATTCATTACACCTAGTTTAAGCAAACACATATGCCTCCTCTTCTCACATTATTATTGATTCAGTATGGGTCATTGCAATATTATAAGAGTAAGTAATTTGGCATCCCTTGAGAGATGCCTCTTAACTGAACGTACTTGTTCTAGatttgttctatatatatatatatatatatatatatatatatatatatatatatatatatatatgaatgatgtTATGGATTGTATATTTTTAATGTCCTCCAACTTACCTAAAGAAGAGTGAATCGTGCCATCTTTTAATGCTGTCCTTACTCAACATCTCTTCCACTTCCTTAAGCTTTCCTTCATCAGGCAAGATAAGCATCAGTGATGCATCTCCTTTGTAGGGTAGCATCAGTATGAAAGTAGAGTTTTCTTCATCATAATAATAGTCAAATCTGCCACTTCGGATCATCATCTCAACTGGGACTGTTGTGTTCTCATTCACATGGAAGACATCTTCCTTTGTATATTTTGGATCAAAAGGCTTTACCCATTTCCCTgagaatacaattcaatacagatTAAAGTCCTGAAATTAGTATGGTTTACTTCAAATGAAAAtagtgtattttttaattgttgccCTATCAaaagtattgtgtgtatttgctgtaAATCTACTTTTTTGGAACTATTTTCAGTTGTTGTAAGATTATTTGAATTAAAGAATACTTTGAAAAATGTTGATCATTAtcatattactttatgaaaagcAATGGGTTGGTTATAAACAGCAGTAaaggtttcagtttttttttcactatgATGTATATTATACTTAACACACTTTGGAAATATtttcatatatctatatatttagaGGAATGTAGTACATCATCTCTTCTATAGATGAGAAGATTCTGCTGGTTTCTGGTATTTCAAACACACTCTAATGGTGATCATTGTTAATTTACCTAATACTGAACTCTTTAAACAAAGCATTGTGAAAAGGAACCGTTATTATAGAACATGACATTACCATGGTATTAAAACTTACCTCTGAAGAACATGTAGTTCACAAGAACCATCACAGCTTTAGAATCTAGGTCTTTGATTAAGTCAACGATTTTGCCATGGGTCTTCATTGCTATATACGTATTTATCTCTACTTTAGCGAAGTCAGGTTTCTGAAAGTTGACTGTGAAACCTTTTGTGTCGTAAAAGTGTTGGGCGTCTTTCAAAAATGTAGGATTTGGCTTGAACCCTTCCTGCAGGTAGACAACATTCCCAGCTTCCAACTGAAGCTCGTTATTTTTATGACTGAGCATGTGAAACAGGTGTTCAAAGGCATGATTAACTTCAGTTTCATTGAGACCAGAAGGGCTGAATCCGAGGGTTTCAAAAAGTTGATCATGAGTGGTACCCTTTGCACCCAGTGCCATCACAGAAAGGGCAGTAGAAATGCTCAAAGGGGAATAGAAGATGTTTCTGGACTCCCCATCTGGCAGGGAGTTCAGTTGTTTGTATAAACTGAATGCAAAGTCAGAGTTTGCAGGCATTAACTTGCGGCACTGCAGCTCACTCTCCTCATGCTGGTGATCCGTGTCATGAATGTGATGGTGGTGATCTTTAGAATGATCGTCACACTGGGCACCACAACAGAGCAGAATCCCTAATAACCACAGGCCAAGAACCTTCCCCatttttctataaataaataataaatggaaTAGTTATTCTCGGATTAGTATATGATTTAGTAAAGACACTGTATTCAAAATCGAATAATGCTGTATTTTAGGTCTGaaattttacaaataaatacttCTCTATGAAACGCTCAAtggtaaaatgtatgtattaatattaaaagaaacCTTTGTCAAAGTGATATCCAAAAGACAAATTGATAATGCTGTATTTTACATATCTATgactagggtgaccagacgttTAGCCGGGACAgtcccggttttccatcaaaggtgCCAATGTGCCGGCATTTTTcccaaaatctttaaaaagtcctggttttcagccacttcctgtagtGCGACACACTCTAAAAACGTAAACAACCGCTTACTATATAacttagtttatggcacctgcagtgaaaaccaaatacaatttaaaaaggtactaggtaatcaagaacattatttttataaagtgattagcACAGACAAACGTGCTTGTTCCTCAGTGCACCATGCgattttattcagtttattttcaataataataataataataataataataataataataataataaactcaattTTAAAAAGTAGCAATACGTATATAACGCAACatggcaagttaaactaattagccacaaattatacacccgggaatgtactgaatgtgaatgtgctttgaaaatctggtcaccctacccATGACACAATTAACTACATATTTAACTACAACCGGAATTGATCAGTCACCAAAGGGACTGAGCATTATTGTCTGTGTAAGACTGCTGGGTGTCATCCAATTGAATTCCTAACAGAATTCCACTATATATGAACTGGTAAGTAGCTATTTGAGATCTAGAGGTGCTCCACTAGGAGATACAAGCAGGAGTTTGCAGTGTAAAAGATAGCATTAGCCACTTTCGAATCCTTATTGTATCCATTCAGTCAATCTGTTATGTAATGTAAAATCCACAAGTTCCCATGCAGAACAGTTAACAATACCTGTTTTGTATTCTGTTGAAAAGCTGAGTTTTGGCTCCCTGCACTATTTTGTTAATCAACAGCAGTTTAGTCAGAAGTTCGTAATAAAGATATAAAGATTAATCAAAATATCTTATATGTAACATATTCCTCAAAGGAGGCCTATATTTATAAATCTTGTGTTTTAATTCTAGAAGAATGAGATATCACTTAGAAAATGTTATTCTGGAACAATTCTAAATTTCATAAAACTGCATGTCAGATGTCCTTATATTTATAGCTCTAGGTTTTGCTACAGAACTTTATCTGTTTCCCACTGTTAATTTAATTTGTTGACTTATGCTTATGATTTATACACCCTCACATTTCAGAGTGATGATGGTTACAAatgtatcatttatttaaaatgtttctttcctCAAACTAtactataacaatatatatatatatatatatatatatatatatggtggtaAAAACTATAGATGAAAAATAACAGACATGCATTCATAAAACAAGAGGAAAATATGTACTTACCACTTTTATTTATCTCCTTGACCAGActattcttcttgttttttttgtcaatttataCGCCAACAAAGCAGAAGAGTCCTTCCTTAAACATTAACTAGCTGACAACCTCTGAACTTGTGTTCCAGAGTAAGGTTCTTCTTTTGTGTTTGCTTACCTGATCACCTGTGCTCTTGTGTGTCGCTTGGTTAATCAGTTATTTAGTTATATCACATTAAACATGAGTTTTACTTTTTGTCTATTTCCATTTTACCTCACAGCGcagctttcttttttcttttttagagtAGAGTGCTCAGAGAAAGAATTTGAGTGTCACCTGGCACGTCAGCAGTTAACCATGCTAACATTTGTACACAAGAGAGGCTTCTGTGTTCCAGTGGTAATACAACCTGTTCCAAGGTTTAATCAATTTGAGTATTCACACTGTGGGATGTGAAATATCTCTTAAACTATGCTTATCTTCATACTGAAATGCCTTATTAGCCTGCTTGTTATGTAATTGTGTCTATCCATTTACACATTCatcacagggtttttttttttttttttaaatttagttttcaTTCAGTAAAAGcaatttaacatattgtttatttGGGGTAATTAGCTGAATACACAATGACACAGCTACAGTGTGAGTTTCGTTATTCTAAAGCTTAATGTACTGTAAAGGTTAACGCTCTCCTTGGTTTCTAAGTTGATCATTTCCCCTTGGGTCAAAACAAGGACCTGTGGTTCATTCTTTGTTTACTCTGGGAAAATGATAAGGTGGCAAACAAAAGCATGTATTTAAACCCTTGAGTTCATGTAACAGTGGTTCCATTTtgtgcaaacctttttttttttttttttat is part of the Acipenser ruthenus unplaced genomic scaffold, fAciRut3.2 maternal haplotype, whole genome shotgun sequence genome and encodes:
- the LOC131727659 gene encoding alpha-1-antitrypsin homolog encodes the protein MGKVLGLWLLGILLCCGAQCDDHSKDHHHHIHDTDHQHEESELQCRKLMPANSDFAFSLYKQLNSLPDGESRNIFYSPLSISTALSVMALGAKGTTHDQLFETLGFSPSGLNETEVNHAFEHLFHMLSHKNNELQLEAGNVVYLQEGFKPNPTFLKDAQHFYDTKGFTVNFQKPDFAKVEINTYIAMKTHGKIVDLIKDLDSKAVMVLVNYMFFRGKWVKPFDPKYTKEDVFHVNENTTVPVEMMIRSGRFDYYYDEENSTFILMLPYKGDASLMLILPDEGKLKEVEEMLSKDSIKRWHDSLFFSSVDVYLPKFSVSASYSLKEILATMGIINAFSDNADFSRITEEIKLKLSKAAHKAVLDVDEKGTEAGAATFIEVMPMSIPPVVKFNRPFILLIVEKTTKSILFMGKIMNPSLK